TCTTTCTCCGTTGCCTTAATCATAGTTTGCAAATCCTCGATTTCGCGATCAGCTCGATTTTTCCTCAAATGCTtcgattccttccattttatcaaatttCTTACTCTTTAATTGCTCGATTCCTTAAATCTTGATGCTCGACTGgaaattgcttccgtatttaccaagatcaaaattttcaatttacatGCATAATCAACCAGATTgatttccccccttttttttttgttccgatgagattttattttttttactagagttcttaaaaattaatccctaattttctattaaaaaataattaagttgccaaaatttagatgtcaacagaactcaattgcattttcgtgacaagttttaggaacTTTGCAACActtatctctttatttttcataGGAAAGACCCAAGTGAACTGAAAGTAATCATCAGTGAATaacacaaaatatttgaaacCAAAACTAGATACAATTAGACCTCTCCATACATCATAATAAAATACAACCAATAGAAAAGATGGACAATGACTAACAAACTCAAAAAGCAATCGATGAGATTTGCCTACAAGATAGAACTTACAAGATACTAACTTAAAACTAAGATTGAAATCACGGCTCAAAACTTGTTTATGATGATGGCCTAAGATGATCATGTCAACAAGTGAGCGAAGCTGAGGAAGCCACAATATGACGTGACTGAGAAGACACCAATGAGTTGGAAATTTGATAAATACCATGATAGAAGTTAGCTTGGAGGAAgacttttcctatttttttggtccttcgagaaaaaaagaaggataaacCATTAAAATCAATAGCACAAGAAATTTTACGACAAAGTTGGGTGACTAAGAGGAGATTGCGAGAAAGATCAAGGACAtgataaacaagaaataataacaAAGATCGAGAACCGGTATGTATTAATGTTTTACCTACTTGTTTAAGAGACAATAAACGACCATCGTCAACCTAGACTTTGGTGAAATTGTAAAAGGGTATAGGATTTAGAATTTTACTAATGTCACCAGTCATGTGTGCCGACGCTCCGCTGTCAAGATAACACATTAGATCAAAAGTCTCACTAACCAAGAGAGCCGAGAAGGAGTTTGAGAAATCATTAGCAATGAAGGCATGTCTGAATCACGGTCAACACTGTAGCGTGGTCTGCCCACCTCCATTATAGACCTGACAAAAAAAGATGAGCCCTCGATCCAAGAGTGCATCCCTGAGTAAATAGGGAAAATGGGACCTCAAACCACCACAAGGCCAACcagatgagttttttttttggtcagaatcaGAGGAGTTGGAGGAGCAATTAGCATAGGGAGTTGATAATGACTGCGAACTGAACGCATCATAGGAGGATTGCAAACCCTGTTGATCATGCAAGAACTATCCACCTTGCCCCTAATCGGATCTTCGGCCCTTAGAAATACGACCCCCGCGAGACCCTTGAAGCATTGGAATGATGAAGTGGCATGACTAATCAAACCATGATAAATATAGGATGAAGATGAGGCATTTGATCTTCAAAAAACTCATTCTTTCTGTATGAGGATGCATGATCACAGATCACCAAAGGAAAGAATTACAGACCATTAGTAACCATGGTGACAAAGGGATTGTACACAAACAAGAGCCCATTGAAAGCTTGAATCACAAAGCCCTTGTCGATGATGGAGCGAGAGAGTTAGCAATTGACTTCAAATGCCAAAGATAATCAAACATGAATTGGTTGGAGTTTTTCACAGCATTCTAAAAATCAAGTTTTAGTCCAATTTCATTGATCGTGCAGCAATCAGTAAATCGTCATCCTAGAGCTAGCCACATATCCCAAAATGTCCAAGGGTCATGGACTTCATCGACAATAATTGTCGCAAAGTATAGTATTACCATCTCAAAATAATAATgagagtttgaaattttttggaattataGAGACGTATACTATATATTACATGGTGCTAAATGTCGGGGAAAAGTAGATTTTGCGCGTTGACTGAAGCAATAAAACAGAAGGTAATGGAAGGCCTGAAATTGGCATCTTCTATGCACACATCACATAGCATTTTGGAATGCTACATGTGCATGTGCTGGCTTACACTCTGGCCTTCCAAGTCCTATTCAATCGATTCCAGCATTGCGTTCTCTTGCCAGGTAACTGGAGCACCCACGACCACCAGTGCCGACACCCAACACCCTTTATGCCTGTACTAAAAGATCAAATTAATCGCCCCTCGATTTCTTTATACACGTTCTTCGTTTTCGTGATGAATTCGTTATAATTAAGTACATCATCTTCGAATCCTACGATTTGCTCTGCTGGAGAATAGCACGACATGTATAACACGCGTGCAACAGGATTTTCTCGCGAAAAAGCTAGGGTTTGTACAATCATGAAAGCGCACAAAACCGATACGTGTGAATCAAAGAATTGATCATTCCGCTCCTTGTATATAACCTACAAAGATTAATGAATATAAGAACACTATCGGGAAATGAGGAATCAAAACAAGAGACATGCTGACTTTTGATGTAGCTAAATGATAAATGAGATCCAAACTTGATGCTAGCTTGGCGGTTGAGAGTACAATTATGTAAGCTTAGGTTAAAACCTGGTAGATCCTTAAATAAGTGCTTCACTTTAGCAAATTGATTGTGGCTTTTATTTTGCACTAAATACTAATTTCGTAGAAGGCAATTTAGTTAATCAACTACTTTTCTTGCAATTAGGGAGCATTTCATtggattaataatttatgttcattATCTTTAATACATACTCAACATGACTTGAGGTTCTTGATTTCTCAAGTGATTAGCTAGTGGACGAAaacaaataccaaaaaagttttaaatctattatacttttgtcaattcagttcttaaacttttcaattatactttaatcctaaacattttcgcattttaccaattgaatccatctagccaattataattgataattgttgatgtgaatgaTGTCCATCCTACATGGCATAACCAATACTAATGTagactttttaatatttttttcatttttttcttttcatttatttgccttttttttaaggattatcAGCCACACCCTCACCATCTTTGGGTGAGGGTGCTGTAGCCCTCACCAGTtttgggtgagggccacaaTGCCTTTGCCGGCCATTAGGCGAAGGCTCGCGAGCCCTTACTGTGGCCACTGAGGGGACTCACCTAGATCTGACAAGGGCTACAACACTCAAATCCAGTGAAGGTTGAGATGTCCCCACTTGCGGTCGACAACCCTTGTCGGTCctcaatccaaaaataaaaagtaaagaaaaaatcacaaaaaattcaaaaaattataaaaattattaaaaaaatgttcatgtcaATATCAACCATGCCACATAGACGGCTAGCATCTATGTTAGCAATTTATAGGAAAAATTAGctgaatggactcaattagtaaaacgtgaaaagatttaagactaaattaacacactCGATATGTTTAGGACAAGCACATATGTTATAGGTTTAGGTAATTTCTCCATGGTGGACAACATCCATATTCAAGCAGCAACGTGATTTGAACATATGGCATCACTTTACATTTTTAAACAACTACGCATAGAAGTTCAAATGAAGAGTGatggcaattttcttttcttttttttttttttttggacggaaGAGTGATGGCAATTTGGGAAGACGGTTATACTTGTATATATTCACCGTATCTATATTTATGAGTTTAATTTACCAtgcatatataaataatatgaaaagGGATGGCAATTTGGGAATGGAATGGATTAACGACATCTGCTTCTCCAACTTGATCTCCTCTAAGCTCTTACATTAAAAACTTCCTTAAAGAGAGAATCgtcatcatcaaaaagagaTGGGAGAACCGAAAGAAAAAGGCTAGCTCTCTCTCAGACAAAGTAAAATTGAATATACATATCCAGCGCTATTTATGGCTAACTAGAACATCTCAGCCCTTGTATCAATTTGATTAACAAGAGTGGAAGGACAAAGCACCATGGAAGTGGTGGttgtggttttggttttggtggtggttgtggtggtggtggctgcCAGAAGATTCTTTCTCGATCCTCCACCGAAGATGAAGGAAATCGTCCACGGAGCAAGGAAGCCGGAGCGGGCCATTCGCATGGTAACCATAAGCCTCGTGAGCCTTGTCCAGGAGTCTCTTGAAGAGGGGATGGTAGAGATATGAGATGGGGATCACAAATCTCTCGACGccgccatcttcttcctccaacccGACTTGAACCGCGAGCCACCCCTTCTTCACCTTCATCTTGTcttgcatcttcttcttcttcttcttcttcttcttttcttcttcttcttcttcttcttccttgattgtGGCTTGATTGTGGcttgttgagagagagagacgtaaACAAGCTGAACTCTTAAGAACTTgtgagaggaaagaaagagaaggagagaggctCTTGTAACAGTTGGTGTAGGTTGTATCTGAGGAAGTTTGGATTTGAGTTGGGGTTGCAAAGGAATAAAAGAGTAAGTATATATAGGAAGGAAATGGAAGTGGGAAACATTAAAAGGAGAGGTGGgtatttaggtttttttttcttctttttttttttttttttttttttgtggccgtATTGAATATTTGAGCGTACGTGTGTTGGTCGTACATAATACGGAATCATACTCAACAGCTTTCTTCggggatggtggtggtggtggtggtagtggTGATTCTCTTTTTAAAGCCGTTTCAATAAAGccatgaggaagaagaggagagttCGATTCTTCATGTGCGCTAGTGCGGTCCCCTTTGCTTTTGGAGCCTCACCCATGGAGTGGCCAACCCCCTACTTTTTTATCTCTTAAGGGCAGGCCGGCTTCAATCCTTGATATATTGCCTACTTTTGTGTATCTACCTTGATTTGACAGCAGTGAAAGGTAAGAAGAACTGATTGATTAGTGAAGATGATAATCATCATCGAGTAGTTTCACAATGATATTTGTTTTCCAATGAGgtgatgaaatatattttaatggTGGTTTCGATTCAAATTCATTCCGTCACGCTTCTCTCGTGGTCCAAACAAAAGCCGTCATGATATCATAGGATGGAAAGCCGGAGTTAGATTGGCATATCACAAAATGTATGGAACTTCGATCATATAGGTGGTATATGATTAGTCATACTAGTTCCTAGTATCAACTTAAATATAGTAAATGACATCAGCTGAAATCATCTTAAAAGTTGTATCacctaatttaattatctttttaaaGTATAGTAAAATTGAGCAAGATTGAGTCAAAAGTTGGAAAATCACAAACTGTATTATCTTGACGAAACTATTTGAGTAGTATGGAATGGTCGTCGACTATAAGTGTGTGTTTAAAAGAATTTGCTGACAATACATACATTCCGTACTAATTTTATAATTGATCCACACAACAAAGGTTCAATTAGTTAGTACAAGAAGCACCGGTAATGTGTAGCTACAATTAGATTGGCGACGTCGCTATTGAATCCAAAGCTTAAGCTGTACTAATTCCCtcaatatatacatacatattgAGATATCAAATATAAATCACACTGCTTTTGCGATAGTCTAAATTTTCTAGAGTAAATGCCGGAACACTCAACTATAGGAATAAAATAACAAgataaaggaagaaaatgacttgCTAATGCTACAAAAGCAATCATGGTCTTGACCttttactttcacttgcataaTGAAATAACATCGTTATAACTTTTAACTTTTGGGCATATTGGGTGCTGCTCACGCACCATGACTAATTTCTTTTGAGTCTCCTTTATAATTAGTGATGACGATTAATGATTAATTAGCATGTTAAGATGGTGGGCTTCTTACGATCCGACATGGATCACAGTGTAATCATCGTTGGACGCACGGCAGCAACCTCTGGACTTTCCAAAAAGACGAGGCGATTGATCGTAATCGACACCGAAGATGTGCAGAGACTTTCCTAAATGCAAGTGTGAGTCAGTCAAAAGGTGCGGTGTTTCCGAGTCACGCTGATGATGCGTACGGATGTGTCCTGTCGTGCAATGTTGTGTGGGGTTTACCAACGTCATTAGTCGCTTTTACTTTTCGATTTTATATTATGATAATCGTCTTTACTTTAATTCATCAACCTGCATTCAATGCACGTACATGATT
This region of Eucalyptus grandis isolate ANBG69807.140 chromosome 8, ASM1654582v1, whole genome shotgun sequence genomic DNA includes:
- the LOC104415968 gene encoding auxin-induced protein 6B-like, with product MKVKKGWLAVQVGLEEEDGGVERFVIPISYLYHPLFKRLLDKAHEAYGYHANGPLRLPCSVDDFLHLRWRIEKESSGSHHHHNHHQNQNHNHHFHGALSFHSC